The DNA sequence TCGTGCTTTACCCAAAGGTGAATTCCATTGGTGGAGCGTATGTACTGTTATAAAGGGGAACTGTGCGACTCTAGAGAGCACGTACAAAAGTGTTGGGTTGTGAGTAATTTCAACATTATATATTCTTTCAACATGCTTTACTAAAATAATTCCCTTTTAGATATTTAAATAATTTCAGAATGTGCCATAAACAGATCAAGAGATAACAGAAATACTATCCATGTGCAAAAATCCCCATAAATCAAAAACATACCTATGTGGGCATGTAAAGTTCACTGAACCACGACCAGCCGTGAGCAAATTATCATATATCAATTATATATACACAACAGTAAGTGTATGCTTTGCATTGGTGAACATGTAAATGCTGACCCCTAGATGCAGTTGATTTTCTCTTCAAGGCCCAAGGCACAGCAGAATCAGTAGCAGTGTAGATCAGACTAAACAAGCCTTTTACTGACCTCTGGTGGCGAACATCCTTACTGCTATTTTATGTGCAAAGaagaataaaatacatttgaaaaagtacagtgaaatgcctttcttgcaagctccgAACTCAACAATgtagtaatcaatatcaatgcaGCACTAAAAATAACACAGACATGCTGAGAACAGTGGAAAATAGTCTTGAGTAAAAATATAACAGGTGAAGCGCTTCCATGGCTTGGAACTATGCAGACGTTTCAGCTCACTTTCTGAGCACGTCAATAGGGTGCCGAGTAACGTTACAAGCTATTGTGACCAGGAGGCTTTTCCCGCAATGAAACACCACAAGTAAAGTAGCAGTAACAGAAAATAACTTTTcccagcaacaacaaaaaaaaacagcagcatCCACAAGGATACACCAGGCCTTTCGGGGTGAGCCACTGGAAAACTTTCTGTATTAATTCATGTTTAGGACTTTTTCCCCCCACCCTACCTAGTGCTGAGAGGCATGGACACAttaacctctcctccctccctctaaaaTATATTCCTTTCTATCCAGGAGCATATGTTTGACCCGTGGTTACCCGTGAACGTAGCCATCTGCTCCGTCCACCAGATGATCCGCGGCTGTGTGAGAATGCGCCCGTCTTTGTACAAACTCACTGGGCTCGACGTGGGAGAATCCCCCGTCCAACAATGGAGAACAGGCAACATTTTTAACCCATTCCCGGCTACGCCTTCCTCAATGGAAGCCACCCCATCCCATTGTCACGCTGACAAGGGAATGATGAACTATCAGTTTCTCATTACTGAACCGCGAACCACTAACGGTGCTGTGGGTTGACTTTTAAATACTTTTTAATTGTGCTCCGATTCTTTTTTGTCGTTGCGATGACCCATGAAGCTCACTGGAGATAGAGGGCAACTGATCAACCTATTAAAGTTGGGGAACACTTATTGGATATCATTCGACATGGTCATTTAAAGTCATTGTGAAAAGGAAGCCTAACTGCTCCTAGAGTAACTCAAGTAAAGAGTGTGTGTCACTCTGTTTCACATTGAGCAACTATTAGCTTTTTGTCATCTTTAAAAATAGCAGCCCCGCAAACGCCACAGCAGTGGTTTGGCCAGGCGTCAGCTGTCATCTGAAGGCATTCAGTTTTGTTGCTATGCAAGGGAGTGAGCAGAGGGGTGTAAAGATTAGGGATGAAACAAAAGCCATCTTATCTCCATATGAAATCTGATCCGCTTGGCCACCCCCCAccctatacacacacagaacTCCCCACACACTCTGAATAACAAAAGGACTAACTATAGAAGAGTAGTCCAGTTACAGTAGCCAACAGATTAATCTGTGGGTCGTGTTTCTATTGAGCTATTTTACATTGAAACAAAAGTTCCATAGAAAATCAGTGTAGCAACTAGGTTAGCGCGACATGATGCTGTCGGCAAACAAACCAAAAGTTTCTCAGTGTGCTATACACAAGTTATTTGGTGCGACTCAGCAGAATTTGAAGAGGCTGATGTTCATTTGGGAATTTGGTCGATATTATGCAAAAACAACGACGGCTCCATGACAAATTCAGTCTTTGTAAATGTAGTGCTGCATTTCACAGATGCCACCATTGTGGGCAGATTCCCCCAACCACCTTGAAGGCAGAGGAAATACAATTAATGTAAGATTaaacaatgtttaaaaaaagtttatttccagtacaacaacaaaaatatattaaACTTAATACAAACTCCAAAAGTTCTataaatacattaaaataaattaaactTAATTTACTAAAGATTCTCCATTATCACTAAAcaagcttgaaacatgttggtcaAAAAGGTATTTAAATACAATGGAatgcaaaaaaagaaaaaagcacCCACTCTCAGAACCAACTACCAAAACATCTCAGATACAAACCATCTACCATTAGATCTCCCCAAGGACTTCTAGAAAGACACTACGATTCAATCTACTGAACCAGGTGCCGTTTAGGTCCAACGCAATAGAATCGGATTCCAACGGCAACCCAGTTGAATCATATCACTTTGCCATGCACATGTATTTTTCTGCTCATCGGGGATTACGTGCAGAGTCTACCACACAAGGGACATACACTCTCGGTGCGTCTTCAGAACGTCTACATACAACTTCAAACATTTGCAGAGATTACAGAAACAAGTGAGGAAACAATTATTCATTCCCACAAGCCACCTTGCTAAGTAAAGTTAGGAAACCAATTTAAGCTTTGATctaaaagagaagaaaaaaaaaatccaaggtCCCCCTGCAACTAACAATGAAAATTGCAGTTTTCAACAacataaaaagaaaaaaaaaaaaaaactataaaagTTTACAGGCACTGAAGTCATTAAAAAAAACGAAGGTGGGTTTTTGGAAAGGTCCATTTCTTAAGCCCAGTCAGAACAGTGTACAATAAAGAAACAAATATCACAATAGTCAACCAACATTCATAGGGGTAAATCTAACTTGGCAGAGATGCATTGTGTCCTTGTCTTTGGCTTTTTTTTTTCCTCTTTAACATTCTAAGATTCATTAATTGCTTCTCAAACGGTCATTTACATGACTAGTTCACTTCTTACAACTGCAGGTGGCAGGAATGGAGGATTTCCTGGGGCAATAACAATGATTACactattttttctctctccaaaATAGTCAGTGCAATGCACCTTGCCTTGTTGTCAACTTGTACCTCAAAATTGTACAGCTTAATTTCACTTGAGCTTAACTGAAGCACATTTCTGCGTCAAGCATCTGCCCGTAAAAATACATTAGGTACACAATAGTATGCAGTCAtggttcttaaaaaaaaaaaaaacgcaagTCCTACCTAGAGGAAAAAGCTAGTGCCGCTGCAGAACTCGCTGCTGAAGCCCTCGTCAGGCACTGAGAGCTGGCTGAAGATAGGCAGCCGCCGACCAGACCCATCTGGACCAGAGGAGTCAGACCCACTGAGGCTGCTGGCTGAGCTGCCACACCCACCCTCGTGGTCAGACAGGGAGGTATAGGAGAGGCTCCTGGCCCTGAGAGCAGGCCCACAGGGGGGACTCTGGCTCTGCTGCAGGCTGCAGCCCTCTGATAAGGTACAGGGGTTCTGGGAGGGGGAAGGCACAGGGGACAGCCCACAGAGGGAACAGCCTGAGTCAGGAGAGGGAAGAAACTGAGACTGGAGTTCATGGGCCGGCTCAAAGACACAGCCCACCTCAGAGAAGGCGTGGGAGAGCAGGTCGGTTATGtcagctgaggtgggaggggagacTGAAGGCACaaggaggaaggggtgggggagggagtGCTCCAGGGgctgtggaggggtggaggggaagcCTCCGAAGCTGAAGCTCTGCCTAAGTAGAGGGGGTCGTCTAGTTCGGGGGGTTTGAGGAccaggcccaggtctggcaggacCAGGGCCCAGGTCGTCCTCATTGTTATGAACAAAGTGGCAGCGGATGCCGTAAGGACAGAAGCCAATGGTGTGGAAGGTGCGACAAGGCTCCGTCTTGTACCTGGGGTGTCTGTTGAGGTCACGCATCTCATCAAAGCCGTGGGCAAACTGGCACTTCCCCCCATACTTACAGATGCCACTCTCAGCAAAGGTGCGGCAGAGTTCAGTCTTATAGCGTGAGGAGGTGGGAGACCCAGAGACAGGGCCACCAGTAGGGGAGGCTGGGGGCTGTTTAGGCTCTGTAGAGGCCCAGCCCAGGGTGCACGTGCTGGGCTCCACCATGCTGACCGAGCGCTCAGCCCAGAATGACATCTTCAATCTTGATGGGAGTGAGGCCTCTGTGTTCTGCCCCCAGTGGCTGGAGGTCATGGTTGCACTTTCTGTGGAGTGAGTAGAGAGGGCAGAGCTAGATGCAGAGAGGGAACATGGGGTCCAGGGCTTATTGTAACCAACAGGTCTCACTGGGAATGTTGACTGCTTGGATGCATCCCGGAGGTCCAGGCTCAGAAGCTGCTGAATAGACAGTAAGAAAAAGGGGAGGAAAAAAAACAACTTATGCATCTACATTTTCAAAACAAAAAGATGACTAGTTTTCTTTAGACAACAAACCATGTTAAGCCAAGAACAGCATCTCATGTTAACTTCATCTGGAGGACCCACTTCTACATAAAAACAATGACAGGAAATAGCAAAAACCAAGGGAAACTTAGCACAGTCAATCAACTGAGACTGTTCTATTCTGTCCAAAGGCCTAACATTAGCATGTTAAACTTTGCAAGGATTATACTTTCAAATGCCCAAAGAAACAGCATAGTTCAACTCAGTCGACCATCTAGTTAGGTGCTGTAAGATTTACTTCGCAAATGGCCAATTGTTAAATGTGCAAGAAAGGCTACTGTGGGTGACTTAGGCTAATGCAACTTCTCGGTTTTGCTTTTACCTCTAGCTAGTTGCTTGGATTCAGTTAGCAGAATATCGTTACTATAGCTAGCGAATACCATTTTGAAGCGCGCACAAAAACTAATTGAAATGCACGTTGGTTAATCTACACATGGATAAAATCGGTACTCCACGTTTAGCTTGTGCACTGAAAGCTTCAATTGTATGTTGGAAACGAATGTTTAGTTGAAGAGCAATCGAGCTAGTGTTAACACGTTAACCAACAATAGTTGAGTCATTTCTAGTGAAACAAGTTCTTTACGCACGTCAATTAATGACAAGATGCAATTTCTCAGCGTCACTAGCAGTTGCACGACTATATGCATTGATTTTTAAGTTAGAAAATATGGCAGACAATTTGCgtctaacatagctagctaacatcatgATATCACGAACCCAAAATGTACCACACCACTAGCTGAGGACTGAACTTGCAAAATGAAAACAAATGGCTCCATATTGCAGTTCCAAAATGCAGCATTGCAAATTCACTCACTACCGGTATTCATTCGAAATCGACTGGTTGGCAAGTTGAACTAATTATGGATATAGAATGCAGGATTTTGAGAATTTAAAAGGCATCCGTTGATTTGTGCAACATAGACTTGCTAGCTAAGTAGCTATTTTTAATGGTATAAAAATCATAAAAATTACCTTGCACATAACCTCTTCCAAATCAAGAAATGTATTAAGCGCGTATGGCATTTTCTTGAGATGGGGTTCCATCTTGGACACACGGGGAAGTATGTTAGCTCCAGTTGTCAAACTTTTCAAAGTTTCCTGTACGAACTGCAAACTGTTGGTCCACGTGTGGTTTTAACGCTACACTGTATACGATAGCCACACCCCCGCACCAACTCGCATCCCTCTGCATGGCCCACCGTGCAGCCGAGTAGTTGGATGCATACCAGTCAGGCAAAACAGCACATCACAACAACAAATAACATTTTGATGAACATCAATATTGGACAACATAACATTTCTCCCGTACAATCCATTTTGGATTTTGAGTGAATACGTTTGGAATTTGAGTGAAGACGCCAGATATATGTTGCAGTTTGATGAAGCCAGAAGCACATAATTATTAACGGTCAAATTGGACAAGATGATGAAGTTGGTGCGCTTTTCTCCTCATATAAATTGTAAATGAGCAGATGATAGGATGCAATAGAAATGTAGCAATTCAAACCAATGTCAGTGCATTGCAATGAGCAACAGAACCTCATGTAAAATATCATCATTCTGCACACCATCCAAGAACACATGTAATGAATCCAACACAAGTTGTGTCCATAACATGCTCATTCAAATGCATGGCCACATTGGCCAGCATGGCAATGCTTTTTaaaccgttatttaactaggcaagtcagttaagaacaaattcttatttaaaatgacagcctaccccggccaaacccggacgaagctgggccaattgtgcaccgccctatgaaactcccaatcacggccggatgtgatacagcctggattcaaaccagggactttaataacgcctcttgcactgagatgcagtgccttagacccctgcgccactcaggagccccatgCTATAGTCACAAACCTTCTCAATTGTGGAGTCTGTAGCCCACATGATTAACTTATGGAAATCTCATACTACATATCAATATATAGTTTCATCCTCAAGGCTCACCAAATTAAAACATCAAACCcgttgtgagtgtgtgtccatATGGAGGAGGATCTTGAAGTACCTTGATGTCATGATCACGGGGGAGTTATGGTCCTGGTCAGATAAACGAGTGTTGGCTAGACCAGGCAGAGCCCACCAGTAGCATCAGCCACTGGAGCTCAAACATACAGAGACGACAGGCCTCCTGGAGAAAGGCCTTTGATTTCAGAGGTGGAAGGTGTTGAATGTTTTCACCCCCAGGCCAGAGATACAGACATTAAAGCCAATGATGCCTGGAGGTGATGGAAGGCAGGCAGGGGGGACGTAGTCACACATGCAGCCAGCATTGGGGACGTTGGTTTAGAGGTAGCGCGGTCAGGGACGGCAGACTAAAAACCTACCAGACGCAGCGTGAGTCGAGATGGTCCTGGGGATGTTTGGCAGACACATAGTATGCGATCTTGGATGTTCAACACTAAGAAACTGTTGCAGGATTCTATCAATTGCAGTCTTATCCCATTGTCCCAATCTCTCTCAGTATGTAGTCAGTGACAACTTGTTAGTTCACATTATGGTCCCCTTTTTCTATAATGAGCATCGCACCTTGTTGAGGGAAAGGAGaacagactgaggaggaggaatagggggtagacagagggttaagttAGGCCAAAGGGGCTTTTGGAGACACAAGGGCACTTGTGAACAAGCTGACTTAGGTCTTATGTCCATGCACTTAAGGTCTTTCAGTAACATAACTTGAGCACAGGACAATGCCGAAAGAAAAGCTTTGTTCTGGTTATGCCCAAAGCTCAATGGTTTGTGCCCTCTCGAAACAGCAGCACATTTTAATCAAAGGTCCTCTTTGTGAGATGAAGGAAACTATAGCAGAGTTCAAAACAGGCTCCtctatccacccccccccccccccccccccccccagtatcaATTGTAAAAACTGAAAATGAATGTCACAACAATTAAGAAATCAAACCTCATTACAATAATTTAATGTAATGCTTTATTAAAGTGGTAAGACGAAGAAGAACGACTGTTTTCAAATTCGGGAGCCAAATGCAAAGAATAGGAAACGGACGAAAATTGTGATTCTGCAATATTTTAACCGTTCAGAAATGAAGTTGCTGTTCTATAATCACAGTGAAATAACCCATGACTCTGGTTTCCATTAAAAGGAGGAGGACCAAAAAACATAGGAACAGCCCTGAGGGAACAGCCCTGACCACTGTGCTAGCTGTAGAATAGATTGTGTGGACCAAGACAAATGTCATGACAAATGTGGACCATGACAAATGCAAACACCTCACAGACAAGACCTCCAAACCGTCTGGTCTAAAGACCATTCGAGTGTGGTAAACATCAATCTGTGAGTTTAAGCGGAGCATTAAGGGCTTCTATGTTTGATGCAATGTTGTCCAAAAGCAGGGGGAGTGGGTGAGTTTTGTGTGGCTAGGAAGAGAAGGCAGGGAGAAGAGGTGGATGTGCATCCTTGTCTCTTTTAGGTCAGCTTGGTTAATAGGGCTTTAGTGCATAATGAGTAAGATGTTTTTGGGCTAACAATGCCTTCCTCCCCCATTGAAGATGTGAAGGGGAGTGGTTTGACTGGAAGGGACTGGGGGAGGGGTATTGGGGGTAAGGTGTGATTGTTTTAGGGGGAAGAGTGTCAGGAGGCACTGAAGAGCCCAGTCCCAAAACTCTTctgatggtggtgtgtgtgtgtgtgtgtgtgtgagtgtgtgtgagagagagagcatacctgTGGGATGTgattagggtttggccgtcattgtaaataagaacgtgttcttcactgacttgcctagttagataaaggttaaataaaacatatttcaaGTGTAATACCCACCAATACACATGATTCATCTACTCTAAAAAAGAATTTCCACAGTTGTGATGCAAAATGGCCAGGTTTTTCCTCTTTATAAACTGGGAAGTTTGGGTCATGgatgttgattggctgacagccgtggtatatcagacattttaaactgggtggttcaaaccctgaatgctgattggctgaaagccatgttATACCACagcaatataccacggctaaaggctatatCTAGGCACTCCACATTGCatcatgcttaagaacagcccttagctgtggtgtattgaccatataccacaacccctcggtccttattgcttaaatatatcacAGGTATGACGCAAAGCTACTTGTTTACTGTTGTCATTATGttgttaaccagtttataatagtaaaATGTCACCTCTGGGATTTctggtatatagccaatataccatggctaagggctgttcttaggcacaacgcaccacggagtgcctggatacagccattaGTCGGGGTATATTGACTGAGGGACTGTCATGTCCAACTTAATTGGTACAGAATATTCAAGATTTCCAGGAACATACTTatgcaataaggcctgagggggtaTAGTATATAGCCAATACACCACTCTGCggtgcgtcgtgcataagaacagcccttagccgtggtatattggccatataccataccccctcgggccttattactTAAGTATGTTTCTGGAAATCTTGAATATTCTGTACcaagtatgttggacatgacagTCCCTCAACCAGTTCTATACTCTGGCAGCTCTGTCTAGTGCGTCCCTAGGCATTTTGATGTGTCTCCTTCATATTGGTCTGTGAGGCCTATTTCAAGTCATAGTCCTACTTCATTGCTAATGAGACAAACAACAACAGTCTGGGCCTGGAATCAGAGGCGTACCACCTGTAGCCTACTCTTTCAGGCTAGCTCCCATGATCTTCGGCTCTGGGCCATTTGCACACAGCCCTGTGACAGCGGGTCGCCCCGTTTGTTTGTCCTCTTCAATGCAAATCTGTTGGGATTTCATTTGCAGGTGATGAACCCCACTGCGTGTTATAACGTGTCACACACACTGATGTCCACTGTTTGACACCATAGATCTGTGCCTGAACACCGGAGAGCCAGCTTGTGCTCAGGTAGCCAAAGCGATAGTTAAAATACTGTAGCATAATGCTGTGAGTGAACAGTGGTTTCTATGTCGGATTTGGTAAAAATACTGTAAATGGCTATGCCAAAGATTTGATGATAACCAACTGTAGTATTTTATAGATTGTAATGTTAGCGGTGTGTCTAAAGACCTATATTCTTCTGTAAGAGAGTAGTGCACAGCGTTAACCGTGGATAGTGTTAACTGCCAGAGAGATCCTGAGGGGATGCCAATAGCAGGTGATACACCTCTACTTAAGACAAGCCAAAACAACCTCTCATCCCGAGGGGAGGTATTCACTCTGTCAGGACAGAATGACAGGTAAAAACCCTCCCCACCACAACCTCTCTTGCCaaggtgttggtgtgtgtttgtgtctatgtttgtgagCATGAGAGTGTATAACACTGAACAGGCTGAGGGGATATGGgtcggtggggggggggggggggggggggggggtactttaATCAGCCACAGCCCTGGAGCAGAGAGGAGTCTGGTTACCCCGACACAAACAAACGGCTCGACCGACAGATCGGGTCTCCAGAAAACCACAACCATATACAAGATAATGAACGTTTGGCAATACTCCAAAGTTTGCCCAGGGGTTATGGATGAGTTATCAAGAATCACTCTGGTTTGTTGTTAGAGGATGTGCCATCCAGTGCAGGCAATGAGATAAAGCACaagggaggatggaggaagatTGATTTCTGATGGTCCTTCTCACTGGATTTGTTTAGCCAGATATAATTGCAAAACCACATGAGGCATTTGGGCCTTAAACTACTCAGCATGCTCTCTTCACAAAAGTGAAGTTTTTGAAAGAGCATTAGGGAATGGCAGGTCATGGTGAGGGGTCCAAATGGCATGTACTTGGCAACTCGATCCAAGGGGTCAGCTCGGTTGTTAAAGGCCTAGTATAGCAAAAGGACCAGAAAGGGCATGAAACACTTTCCCACAACGCATTGGAACAAACACACAATCTGCAGTAATGGCAGGAAAATGTATAAATATCTAATAGAGTATGATTTCAGAGCATTTAGAGCAACGTTTTAATCAAGTGATGCTTTTTAGATCACTGAAAATCATTTAGTGACAATACTGACCTGACCTCTTCATTTTTGTGGACATTTTCATTTACTCTGAGGAGTCAGTATATCATTTGAGCCTTGGCTTTAATATGTTGACATACACCAGCTGCAACAACCTAGCCACAAACCCCTTACTCATGGGAGAATGGAGGTGAGAGTGGAAAAATCTTTTATTTTAATCTTTGGATATGAGAGGGGAGACGGTGCTTTTCTTCATTTCTCAGAGGGCCTGTTTTCTATTTTCCAGCGCTGAACCCACAGGAAGGCCCTTGTGTTCCACACGCCGTCCGCTCTGTCCCGCTCCCTGCCGGGGGCCCTATCTTACCTCACATCAGGCAGATACGCTTTCAAAGGCTGCCCCTGCTGGCCCCCTTTATGGCCACTCTTTAATGGCCATTCAAAAGCATGGAAATgtgatgggagaggggaggaaggggtggagggagggagggagagaaa is a window from the Oncorhynchus mykiss isolate Arlee chromosome 24, USDA_OmykA_1.1, whole genome shotgun sequence genome containing:
- the LOC110503577 gene encoding mRNA decay activator protein ZFP36L1-like isoform X2, which translates into the protein MVFASYSNDILLTESKQLAREVGPPDEVNMRCCSWLNMLLSLDLRDASKQSTFPVRPVGYNKPWTPCSLSASSSALSTHSTESATMTSSHWGQNTEASLPSRLKMSFWAERSVSMVEPSTCTLGWASTEPKQPPASPTGGPVSGSPTSSRYKTELCRTFAESGICKYGGKCQFAHGFDEMRDLNRHPRYKTEPCRTFHTIGFCPYGIRCHFVHNNEDDLGPGPARPGPGPQTPRTRRPPLLRQSFSFGGFPSTPPQPLEHSLPHPFLLVPSVSPPTSADITDLLSHAFSEVGCVFEPAHELQSQFLPSPDSGCSLCGLSPVPSPSQNPCTLSEGCSLQQSQSPPCGPALRARSLSYTSLSDHEGGCGSSASSLSGSDSSGPDGSGRRLPIFSQLSVPDEGFSSEFCSGTSFFL
- the LOC110503577 gene encoding mRNA decay activator protein ZFP36L1-like isoform X1, with protein sequence MVFASYSNDILLTESKQLAREVGPPDEVNMRCCSWLNMQLLSLDLRDASKQSTFPVRPVGYNKPWTPCSLSASSSALSTHSTESATMTSSHWGQNTEASLPSRLKMSFWAERSVSMVEPSTCTLGWASTEPKQPPASPTGGPVSGSPTSSRYKTELCRTFAESGICKYGGKCQFAHGFDEMRDLNRHPRYKTEPCRTFHTIGFCPYGIRCHFVHNNEDDLGPGPARPGPGPQTPRTRRPPLLRQSFSFGGFPSTPPQPLEHSLPHPFLLVPSVSPPTSADITDLLSHAFSEVGCVFEPAHELQSQFLPSPDSGCSLCGLSPVPSPSQNPCTLSEGCSLQQSQSPPCGPALRARSLSYTSLSDHEGGCGSSASSLSGSDSSGPDGSGRRLPIFSQLSVPDEGFSSEFCSGTSFFL
- the LOC110503577 gene encoding mRNA decay activator protein ZFP36L1-like isoform X5, with product MTSSHWGQNTEASLPSRLKMSFWAERSVSMVEPSTCTLGWASTEPKQPPASPTGGPVSGSPTSSRYKTELCRTFAESGICKYGGKCQFAHGFDEMRDLNRHPRYKTEPCRTFHTIGFCPYGIRCHFVHNNEDDLGPGPARPGPGPQTPRTRRPPLLRQSFSFGGFPSTPPQPLEHSLPHPFLLVPSVSPPTSADITDLLSHAFSEVGCVFEPAHELQSQFLPSPDSGCSLCGLSPVPSPSQNPCTLSEGCSLQQSQSPPCGPALRARSLSYTSLSDHEGGCGSSASSLSGSDSSGPDGSGRRLPIFSQLSVPDEGFSSEFCSGTSFFL
- the LOC110503577 gene encoding mRNA decay activator protein ZFP36L1-like isoform X3, with amino-acid sequence MEPHLKKMPYALNTFLDLEEVMCKQLLSLDLRDASKQSTFPVRPVGYNKPWTPCSLSASSSALSTHSTESATMTSSHWGQNTEASLPSRLKMSFWAERSVSMVEPSTCTLGWASTEPKQPPASPTGGPVSGSPTSSRYKTELCRTFAESGICKYGGKCQFAHGFDEMRDLNRHPRYKTEPCRTFHTIGFCPYGIRCHFVHNNEDDLGPGPARPGPGPQTPRTRRPPLLRQSFSFGGFPSTPPQPLEHSLPHPFLLVPSVSPPTSADITDLLSHAFSEVGCVFEPAHELQSQFLPSPDSGCSLCGLSPVPSPSQNPCTLSEGCSLQQSQSPPCGPALRARSLSYTSLSDHEGGCGSSASSLSGSDSSGPDGSGRRLPIFSQLSVPDEGFSSEFCSGTSFFL
- the LOC110503577 gene encoding mRNA decay activator protein ZFP36L1-like isoform X4 — protein: MEPHLKKMPYALNTFLDLEEVMCKLLSLDLRDASKQSTFPVRPVGYNKPWTPCSLSASSSALSTHSTESATMTSSHWGQNTEASLPSRLKMSFWAERSVSMVEPSTCTLGWASTEPKQPPASPTGGPVSGSPTSSRYKTELCRTFAESGICKYGGKCQFAHGFDEMRDLNRHPRYKTEPCRTFHTIGFCPYGIRCHFVHNNEDDLGPGPARPGPGPQTPRTRRPPLLRQSFSFGGFPSTPPQPLEHSLPHPFLLVPSVSPPTSADITDLLSHAFSEVGCVFEPAHELQSQFLPSPDSGCSLCGLSPVPSPSQNPCTLSEGCSLQQSQSPPCGPALRARSLSYTSLSDHEGGCGSSASSLSGSDSSGPDGSGRRLPIFSQLSVPDEGFSSEFCSGTSFFL